Proteins from a genomic interval of Rosa chinensis cultivar Old Blush chromosome 2, RchiOBHm-V2, whole genome shotgun sequence:
- the LOC121051851 gene encoding jacalin-related lectin 19-like gives MFITPTLSISCITCMQQGEEGSNKDHESHGKIRLNGFVPENPYGGTGGGLWDDGMYHGVREIAVTSGLCIDSIRVAYDKDGELVTAHKHGGDEGGANAQIKLEYPDEFLVSVSGHCFGAPWIVGDPVVIRSLKFESNRRTFGPFGVEVGTPFTFTVEDGGQIVGMKGRSGLYIDAIGFHISHAPKRKLFRRVKEGLKKLWPSKAYDILIKITKPLQIFQCTCISM, from the exons ATGTTTATCACCCCCACTCTTAGCATCTCTTGCATAACTTGTATGCAGCAGGGGGAGGAAGGTAGCAATAAGGATCATGAATCGCATGGGAAGATAAGGCTCAACGGCTTCGTGCCGGAGAATCCATATGGAGGAACCGGTGGAGGTCTTTGGGATGATGGTATGTACCATGGCGTAAGAGAAATCGCTGTCACTTCTGGTTTATGCATCGACTCAATTCGTGTGGCGTATGATAAAGATGGTGAGCTTGTCACTGCTCATAAGCATGGAGGTGACGAAGGCGGCGCCAATGCTCAG ATCAAGCTAGAGTATCCAGATGAGTTCCTAGTGAGTGTTAGTGGACATTGTTTTGGGGCACCCTGGATAGTTGGTGATCCGGTGGTGATACGGTCACTCAAATTTGAGAGCAATAGAAGAACATTTGGACCATTTGGAGTTGAAGTAGGCACACCTTTTACTTTCACAGTTGAAGATGGAGGCCAAATTGTTGGCATGAAGGGAAGAAGTGGTTTGTACATAGATGCAATTGGGTTTCACATATCCCATGCCCCCAAAAGAAAACTCTTTCGGAGAGTTAAGGAGGGTCTTAAAAAGCTTTGGCCTTCAAAAGCTTATGACATCTTGATTAAAATCACCAAACCTCTTCAAATTTTTCAATGTACATGTATAAGCATGTGa